One Mycolicibacterium rufum genomic window, ACCTCGAGGTCAAGGTTCCCGACGGCACGGTCGTGCTCGACGAGCAGGGCCGTCTGCTGGCCGATCTGGTCGGCACGGGGACCCGCTTCGAAGCCGCCGCCGGCGGGCGGGGCGGCCTCGGTAACGCCGCGCTGGCCTCCCGGGCGCGCAAAGCCCCCGGTTTCGCGCTGCTCGGCGAGAAGGGCGAGATCCGTGACCTCACCCTCGAGCTGAAGACCGTCGCCGACGTCGGCCTGGTCGGCTTCCCGTCGGCGGGCAAGTCGTCGTTGGTGTCGGCCATCTCTGCGGCCAAGCCGAAGATCGCGGACTATCCGTTCACGACGCTCGCCCCCAACCTCGGCGTGGTGTCGGCCGGCGACCACACGTTCACCGTGGCCGACGTCCCGGGCCTGATCCCCGGCGCCTCGGAGGGACGCGGCCTTGGGCTGGACTTCCTGCGGCACATCGAACGCTGCGCGGTGCTGGTGCACGTCGTCGACTGCGCCACCCTCGAACCCGGGCGCGATCCCGTCTCCGACATCGAGGCGCTGGAAGCCGAGATCGCCGCCTACACCCCGACCCTGCAGGGCGACACCACACTCGGCGACCTCGCGGAGCGTCCGCGTGCGGTCGTGCTCAATAAGATCGACGTCCCCGACGCTCGTGAATTGGCCGAGTTCGTCCGCGAGGATATCGACCGCCGATTCGGCTGGCCGACCTTCGAGGTGTCCACGGTCACCCGAGAAGGCCTGCGGCCGTTGACGTTCGCGCTCTGGGACATGGTGGCGGCCTACCGCGCCGCGCAACCCGAGGTGGTGCCGCGCCGGCCGGTGATCCGGCCGGTGCCCGTCGACGAGACAGCATTCTCGGTCGAACCGGACGGGGAGGGCGGTTTCGTCGTGCGCGGCACCCGCCCGCAGCGCTGGGTGGCGCAGACGAACTTCGAGAACGACGAAGCCGTGGGATACCTCGGTGACCGGCTGGCCCGCCTCGGCGTCGAGGACGAGCTGCTCAAGCTCGGGGCGCGGCCTGGGTGTGCGGTCACGATCGGCGACATGACGTTCGACTGGGAGCCGCAGACCCCGGCCGGGGTGGACGTGCACCTGTCGGGCCGCGGCACCGACATCCGCCTCGAGCAGAACGAGCGGGTGTCGGCCGATGAGCGCAAGGCGGCGCGTAAGGCGCGCCGGGAGAGTCCGGGCGACGAGCGATGAGCCGGCACCGGGACGCGATCCGAACCGCGCGGTCCGTCGTCGTCAAGATCGGCACCACCGCGCTGACCACTCCGACCGGTGAATTCGACCGGGGCCGACTGGAACACCTCGCCGACGCGATCGAGGCGCGGATGAAGTCGGGTTCGGACGTGGTGATCGTGTCTTCCGGGGCGATCGCCGCGGGTATCGAGCCGCTGCGGTTGTCCCGGCGGCCTACCGATCTGGCGACCAAGCAGGCTGCCGCCAGCGTCGGGCAGGTGGCGCTGGTGAACTCGTGGAGTGCGGCGTTCGGCCGCTATCAGCGCACCGTGGGGCAGGTGCTGCTGACCGCACACGACATCTCGATGCGGGTGCAGCACACCAACGCCCAACGCACCCTCGACCGGTTGCGGGCGCTGCACGCCGTCGCGATCGTCAACGAGAACGACACGGTGGCCACCAACGAGATCCGGTTCGGCGACAACGACCGACTCTCCGCGCTGGTGGCCCACCTCGTCGGCGCCGACGCGCTGATCCTGCTCTCCGATGTCGACGGGCTCTACGACAGTGACCCGCGAAAAGGCAACGCGCACTTCATCTCCGAGGTCGCCGGACCCGACGACCTGGAGGGGGTGACCGCGGGCCGGGGAAGTCATCTGGGCACCGGCGGCATGGTGTCCAAACTGTCCTCGGCGCTGCTGGCCGCCGACGCCGGCGTGCCGGTGCTGCTCGCGGCGGCATCCGACGCGGCCGCCGCCCTGGACGGCGCCTCGGTGGGCACCGTCTTCGCGCCGCGCGCCGAGCGGATGTCGGCACGCCGGTTCTGGGTGCGCTACGCCGCCGAAGCGGCGGGCGCCCTGACCCTCGACGAGGGTGCCATCAACGCCGTGGTGCGGCAACGTCGTTCACTGTTGCCCGCCGGGGTGACCGCGGTGTCCGGCCGCTTCTACGGCGGCGATGTCGTCGAACTGCGCGCCGAGGACTCGACGATGGTGGCCCGCGGCGTGGTCGCCTACGACGCCGCGGAACTGTCCACCATGCTGGGTCGGTCCACCTCGGACCTGCCGCCCGAGATGCGCCGTCCCGCAGTGCACGCCGACGACCTGGTCGCGGTCTAGCGGTTCCGCCAGCGCCGCACCCGCTGCACCCGTCGCTCGGCGGCGTCGATCGCGTCGTCGTCGGCGCGGCGGACCGGCACCCCGTGCGCCTGGGCGGTCGCGATCAGGGCGTCACGCACGGCCGGATCGGCCATCAGCAGCGTGGCGAGCACGCCCGCCGAGAGGGTGCGGTTGCGGATCATGCCCCGATAGTTGACCTGCGCGGGAACCCGCACGTCCAGCAGATCCGCCAGCGCACCCCCGGCCCCGGCGACCAGCACGGTGAGCACCGCGTCGGAGGCCACGTCGATCAACAGCCCCCGCCCCGGGAAGCGCGGCAGTGGCAGCTTGCCGACCTGGGCCTCGAGCGCGTCGGAGAGGAGATAGCCGACCAGGCTGTGGGTTTCGACGCTCTTGACGTCGGTCCAGTCCACCTCGTCGCCGTCGAACTCCACCGCCTCGGCGCTGATGCCGAGGCTCCCGACGTGGTTGAGCAGACGCAGCACGGCGCCCACCGGCGCGGGCGCCCGGGTCAGGCCGGCGACGGCGTCCCCGATCCCGAAACCCCAGCGGCCCGACACCGGACCGGCCGGCGGACGCAGCCTCGGCAGCACGGACGTCACCATCGCTACGCCGAACTCGCCAGTGCGGGCAGCTCGTCGGCGAGCAGCGCCAGCATCGGTGAGCACCCGTTGTCGATCCTGACCGTCGCCAGATCGTCGCCACGGGTCCGGCCCCGGTTGACGATCGCGATGGGAATGCCGCGGGCGGCTGCGTGCCGGACGAAGCGGTAGCCGGAGTACACAGTCAGCGACGAGCCGGCGACCAACAGCGCGTCGGCGTCGTCGACCATCGAATAGGCCTCGTCGACACGGGTTTTCGGCACGCTCTCACCGAAGTAGACGATGTCGGGCTTGAGCATTCCGCCGCACGCCGGACAGTCGACGATCCGGAAGCTGGTGGTGTCGCCCACCACCGCGTCGGCGTCCGGGGCGACGGCAATGCTGTCCACACCGCGCACCCTCTCCCGGAATCCGGGGTTCGCGGCCTCGAGCAACTCGTCGAGCGCCGACCGGGACATGCCGTGCCCGCAGTCCAGGCACACCACGTGCACGTAGGTGCCGTGCAGGTTGATGACGGCGCGGCTGCCCGCCTTGGTGTGCAGCAGGTCGACGTTCTGGGTGATCAGCCCGGTCACCACGCCGGCGCGTTCCAGCGCGGCCAGCGCGCGGTGCCCGGCGTTGGGCCTGCGCTCGTCCATGTGCCGCCACCCGACGTGGTTGCGGGCCCAGTAGCGCTGCCGGAACACCGGGTCGGAGGTGAACTGGCGGATCGTCATCGGGTTGGCCGGCGGCGAATCGGGACCGCGGTAGTCGGGAATGCCGGAGTCCGTCGACATCCCCGCCCCGGTGAGGACGGCCACGCGCCGGCCCCGCAGGGCGG contains:
- the obgE gene encoding GTPase ObgE, giving the protein MTRFIDRVVIHARAGNGGNGCASVHREKFKPLGGPDGGNGGRGGSIVFVVDPQVHTLLDFHFHPHVVAPSGKQGAGSNRDGAAGADLEVKVPDGTVVLDEQGRLLADLVGTGTRFEAAAGGRGGLGNAALASRARKAPGFALLGEKGEIRDLTLELKTVADVGLVGFPSAGKSSLVSAISAAKPKIADYPFTTLAPNLGVVSAGDHTFTVADVPGLIPGASEGRGLGLDFLRHIERCAVLVHVVDCATLEPGRDPVSDIEALEAEIAAYTPTLQGDTTLGDLAERPRAVVLNKIDVPDARELAEFVREDIDRRFGWPTFEVSTVTREGLRPLTFALWDMVAAYRAAQPEVVPRRPVIRPVPVDETAFSVEPDGEGGFVVRGTRPQRWVAQTNFENDEAVGYLGDRLARLGVEDELLKLGARPGCAVTIGDMTFDWEPQTPAGVDVHLSGRGTDIRLEQNERVSADERKAARKARRESPGDER
- the proB gene encoding glutamate 5-kinase; protein product: MSRHRDAIRTARSVVVKIGTTALTTPTGEFDRGRLEHLADAIEARMKSGSDVVIVSSGAIAAGIEPLRLSRRPTDLATKQAAASVGQVALVNSWSAAFGRYQRTVGQVLLTAHDISMRVQHTNAQRTLDRLRALHAVAIVNENDTVATNEIRFGDNDRLSALVAHLVGADALILLSDVDGLYDSDPRKGNAHFISEVAGPDDLEGVTAGRGSHLGTGGMVSKLSSALLAADAGVPVLLAAASDAAAALDGASVGTVFAPRAERMSARRFWVRYAAEAAGALTLDEGAINAVVRQRRSLLPAGVTAVSGRFYGGDVVELRAEDSTMVARGVVAYDAAELSTMLGRSTSDLPPEMRRPAVHADDLVAV
- a CDS encoding NAD-dependent protein deacetylase, yielding MESPELITALRGRRVAVLTGAGMSTDSGIPDYRGPDSPPANPMTIRQFTSDPVFRQRYWARNHVGWRHMDERRPNAGHRALAALERAGVVTGLITQNVDLLHTKAGSRAVINLHGTYVHVVCLDCGHGMSRSALDELLEAANPGFRERVRGVDSIAVAPDADAVVGDTTSFRIVDCPACGGMLKPDIVYFGESVPKTRVDEAYSMVDDADALLVAGSSLTVYSGYRFVRHAAARGIPIAIVNRGRTRGDDLATVRIDNGCSPMLALLADELPALASSA